A window of the Arenibacter algicola genome harbors these coding sequences:
- a CDS encoding RteC domain-containing protein: MDNRFKHIIDGYFEKLEEILPSKRIDLKKSNEGIHLSNNALYLLKLIVEKKGFKSIEEEIYFFKRVKSEPLSYLVYFSEVRSCELLMPKIGLGNQLNFLEKKIKRINKFFNRNWDFVHYMEQELTYLDVQYFTRSNQVFPLYSLPEACYLDPKFFTSHDMLWARIKGMNRFILYLQELIKLLKLQKHKALLIEKPKRALVWSASKAALTELIYALYSSSAVNNGKEDIKGIASAFEDLFNIRLDNIYKTYAEIKSRKDSKTRFLEELIIRFNQKVYEDDGI; this comes from the coding sequence ATGGATAATCGATTCAAGCACATTATTGATGGCTATTTTGAGAAACTTGAGGAAATTCTACCAAGTAAAAGGATAGACCTAAAAAAAAGCAATGAAGGAATTCATCTGAGCAATAATGCCCTTTATTTGCTGAAATTAATAGTGGAAAAGAAAGGTTTCAAATCCATTGAGGAAGAAATATATTTCTTTAAAAGGGTAAAATCTGAGCCCTTAAGCTATTTGGTCTATTTTAGCGAAGTCAGGTCTTGTGAACTCTTGATGCCCAAGATAGGTCTTGGAAATCAATTGAACTTTTTGGAAAAGAAAATTAAGCGCATCAATAAATTCTTCAATAGAAATTGGGACTTTGTCCATTATATGGAACAAGAACTTACCTACCTGGACGTTCAATACTTTACAAGGTCCAATCAAGTATTTCCCCTTTACTCCCTACCAGAAGCCTGTTACCTGGATCCCAAGTTCTTTACTTCTCATGATATGCTCTGGGCAAGAATAAAGGGAATGAATAGGTTTATCCTATACCTCCAAGAACTTATAAAACTATTAAAATTACAGAAACACAAAGCTTTACTAATTGAGAAGCCCAAGAGAGCATTGGTTTGGAGTGCCTCCAAAGCCGCCCTAACAGAATTGATATATGCCCTTTATTCCAGTTCTGCGGTTAACAATGGCAAGGAGGATATAAAAGGTATTGCATCGGCATTTGAGGACTTGTTCAATATTCGTTTGGACAACATTTATAAAACATATGCTGAGATAAAAAGTAGAAAAGATAGCAAAACACGATTTTTGGAGGAGCTCATCATAAGGTTCAATCAAAAAGTATATGAAGATGACGGTATATAA